The sequence below is a genomic window from Candidatus Hadarchaeales archaeon.
CCTATTCACCGGAGGATTTAGTCGGTAGACTTGTTGTTGTGGTTGTTAACATAAAGCCAGCAAAAATAATGGGAGTAGTTTCACATGGGATGCTGTTGGCTGCCGGTGACGATGAGAATAAACTCTCTCTACTGGTTCCCGATAGGACGCAGGAGCCGGGCACCAAGGTGAGATGATCTGATGAAGTTAGATCTACACGTTCACTCGCGTTATTCTGTCAAGGATTGTTCTTCGAATTTGAAAGATCTCGTGAAAATCGCAAAAATGAAAGGGTTGGATGGTTTTGCTCTCACGGATCACGACACCGTTGCAGGTCTCAGGGAGGCTAAAAGATTTTCTTCAAAGGGATTCCTGATAATCCCCGGCGTTGAAGTTTCCACAACCGGAGGTCATGTTCTCGGGCTCGGCGTGAGCGATGAAATCCCCAAAGGACTAAAACCAGAGGAGACTGTCGAAAAAATACACGAGCAGGGCGGAGTCGCTGTGGCGGCCCATCCTTTTTCACTCGGCAGAAGAGCGTCTCTTGTCTACAGGACGAAGTTTGACGCTATCGAGATTCTCAATGCCCGGGCAGGGTGGCTCTCCAACAAGCTGGCAGAAAATTTTGCGAAAAATCATGGCATTGTTGGAGTTGGTGGCTCAGACGCCCATTTGTTAACGGATGTTGGCACCGCTTACACTGTTTTGAACTGTGGGTCTAAAATAGAGGAAGTGCTAGAAAGTATAAGAGGGGGAGAGACATCAGTAGGCGGGCGATCTCTCCCCCTCCCCTTGACCCTGTGGAGGATCCTCCAGCGCACCCTCCACAAAGGGTGAGCGCAAAGGCGGGGAGGCTTTATCTCCCCGCCTATGCTGGCTAGACCCGAGAGGCGATGGTTCAGCGTGATTTTTTCGCATATTCAACGAATCCTTTAACTTTCTCCAAGTTTGCCATCATCCAATCATGAATCATTTTTCTGACAACCTCGCTTCTATTCGCTCCATAGCCGGCTCCAACGAGGTCGTCAATGATCTTGAGATAAAGACCTTCAACAAACACCCGGACTTCGACCTTGTGTTGTCCGGATGTTTTTTCTTGTTCAACCATTCTTTTCATCCCTCCAGTTAACTGTAACTTCACTGACACA
It includes:
- a CDS encoding PHP domain-containing protein; the encoded protein is MKLDLHVHSRYSVKDCSSNLKDLVKIAKMKGLDGFALTDHDTVAGLREAKRFSSKGFLIIPGVEVSTTGGHVLGLGVSDEIPKGLKPEETVEKIHEQGGVAVAAHPFSLGRRASLVYRTKFDAIEILNARAGWLSNKLAENFAKNHGIVGVGGSDAHLLTDVGTAYTVLNCGSKIEEVLESIRGGETSVGGRSLPLPLTLWRILQRTLHKG